The following coding sequences lie in one Phalacrocorax aristotelis chromosome 2, bGulAri2.1, whole genome shotgun sequence genomic window:
- the GGH gene encoding gamma-glutamyl hydrolase isoform X2 translates to MGRLAGLPPLPAATLLLLLLRCAAAASLVQRGRLAGGNERPIVGILSQECHFEKFHRFGSSYIAASYVKFLESAGARVVPIRLNLSDEEYDKIFHSINGVLFPGGGVDLKTSEYSRVAKIFYHKALEANDKGDYFPIWGTCLGHEELTYLTSGEVLLVNTKTDGFALPLNFTSAAKDSRLFRNFPDDVLHAFATEPLTSNFHMWSLSMENFTKNEKLRNFYNVLTTNTDDEVEFISTMEARKSLHHFPSEEEEAKELIYNYTPIYTGTFSSFQQIYFFD, encoded by the exons ATGGGGCGCCTCGCGGGGCTTCCTCCCCTGCCGGCcgccaccctcctcctcctcctgctccgaTGCGCCGCCGCAGCCTCCCTTGTGCAGCGCGGCCGCCTGGCGGGGGGCAACGAGAGACCCATCGTTG GCATATTGTCACAGGAATGTCACTTTGAGAAGTTCCACAGATTTGGAAGTTCTTATATTGCAGCTTCGTATGTGAAGTTTTTGGAATCTGCCGGTGCCCGAGTTGTGCCAATAAG ATTAAATCTTTCAGATGAAGAATATGATAAAATATTCCACTCTATTAATGG GGTACTTTTTCCAGGAGGTGGTGTGGATCTTAAGACTTCAGAATATTCCAGGGTTGCTAAGATATTTTACCACAAGGCATTAGAG gcTAACGATAAAGGAGATTATTTCCCAATATGGGGAACATGTCTTGGACACGAAGAGCTTACTTATCTGACGAGTGGTGAAGTTTTACTTGTCAATACCAAGACAGATGGTTTTGCACTCCCTCTGAACTTTACTTCAG cTGCAAAAGACAGTAGATTATTCAGGAATTTCCCTGATGATGTATTACATGCATTTGCTACTGAGCCGTTGACATCAAACTTTCATATGTGGAGCCTCTCCATGGag AATTTCACAAAGAATGAAAAGCTTCGTAATTTCTATAACGTTCTGACCACTAACACCGATGATGAAGTGGAGTTTATATCTACCATGGAAG CCCGGAAGAGCCTGCACCACTTCCCCAGTGaagaagaggaagcaaaagAATTGATTTATAACTATACTCCAATTTATAcaggaacattttcttcatttcagcaaaTCTATTTTTTTGATTGA
- the GGH gene encoding gamma-glutamyl hydrolase isoform X1 has translation MGRLAGLPPLPAATLLLLLLRCAAAASLVQRGRLAGGNERPIVGILSQECHFEKFHRFGSSYIAASYVKFLESAGARVVPIRLNLSDEEYDKIFHSINGVLFPGGGVDLKTSEYSRVAKIFYHKALEANDKGDYFPIWGTCLGHEELTYLTSGEVLLVNTKTDGFALPLNFTSAAKDSRLFRNFPDDVLHAFATEPLTSNFHMWSLSMENFTKNEKLRNFYNVLTTNTDDEVEFISTMEAYKYPIYSVQWHPEKNPFEWKNSPGIPHSPSGVRAAYYIADFFINEARKSLHHFPSEEEEAKELIYNYTPIYTGTFSSFQQIYFFD, from the exons ATGGGGCGCCTCGCGGGGCTTCCTCCCCTGCCGGCcgccaccctcctcctcctcctgctccgaTGCGCCGCCGCAGCCTCCCTTGTGCAGCGCGGCCGCCTGGCGGGGGGCAACGAGAGACCCATCGTTG GCATATTGTCACAGGAATGTCACTTTGAGAAGTTCCACAGATTTGGAAGTTCTTATATTGCAGCTTCGTATGTGAAGTTTTTGGAATCTGCCGGTGCCCGAGTTGTGCCAATAAG ATTAAATCTTTCAGATGAAGAATATGATAAAATATTCCACTCTATTAATGG GGTACTTTTTCCAGGAGGTGGTGTGGATCTTAAGACTTCAGAATATTCCAGGGTTGCTAAGATATTTTACCACAAGGCATTAGAG gcTAACGATAAAGGAGATTATTTCCCAATATGGGGAACATGTCTTGGACACGAAGAGCTTACTTATCTGACGAGTGGTGAAGTTTTACTTGTCAATACCAAGACAGATGGTTTTGCACTCCCTCTGAACTTTACTTCAG cTGCAAAAGACAGTAGATTATTCAGGAATTTCCCTGATGATGTATTACATGCATTTGCTACTGAGCCGTTGACATCAAACTTTCATATGTGGAGCCTCTCCATGGag AATTTCACAAAGAATGAAAAGCTTCGTAATTTCTATAACGTTCTGACCACTAACACCGATGATGAAGTGGAGTTTATATCTACCATGGAAG CATACAAATACCCAATTTACAGCGTCCAGTGGCATCCagagaaaaatccttttgaGTGGAAGAATTCACCAGGCATTCCACATTCCCCATCAGGTGTAAGAGCAGCATATTATATAGCTGACTTCTTCATTAATGAAG CCCGGAAGAGCCTGCACCACTTCCCCAGTGaagaagaggaagcaaaagAATTGATTTATAACTATACTCCAATTTATAcaggaacattttcttcatttcagcaaaTCTATTTTTTTGATTGA
- the TTPA gene encoding alpha-tocopherol transfer protein isoform X2, whose product MSQGPPGAGRLSDLPDHSPAVRGAVAELRRRAEAEPGQRWPQPLSDFFLVRFLRARDFHLDLAWRLLKNYQKWRIECPEISADLQPSSVLGLLHAGYHGVLRSRDPHGSKVLIYRIGQWDPKLFTAYDVFRVSLITSELIVKEIETQRNGVKAIFDLQGWRFAHAFQISPAVAKKIAAVLTVYMHGYNYMPSLTEHFPVSILPQEYGGEEVSIEELAKEWTDFIMASADYLQSISLVAQE is encoded by the exons atgTCGCAGGGCCCGCCGGGCGCCGGGCGCCTCAGCGACCTGCCCGACCACTCGCCGGCGGTGCGCGGCGCCGTCGCCGAGCtgcggcggcgggcggaggcAGAGCCCGGCCAGCGCTGGCCGCAGCCCCTCTCCGACTTCTTCCTAGTGAGGTTCCTGCGCGCCCGAGACTTTCACCTGGACCTGGCCTGGAGG ttattgaAGAATTACCAGAAGTGGAGAATTGAATGCCCAGAAATAAGTGCAGATTTACAACCATCTTCTGTTCTTGGTCTTTTGCATGCTGGCTATCATGGAGTCCTGAGATCAAGGGATCCACATGGAAGCAAAGTTCTGATATACAGAATTG GACAGTGGGATCCCAAGTTATTTACGGCATACGATGTGTTTCGTGTAAGTCTTATCACTTCTGAACTCATTGTAAAGGAGATTGAGACTCAGCGGAATGGAGTCAAGGCTATTTTTGATCTCCAAGGGTGGCGATTTGCTCATGCATTTCAAATCAGTCCAGCAGTGGCCAAGAAAATTGCTGCTGTGCTCACA GTCTATATGCACGGATATAACTACATGCCGAGTCTGACCGAACACTTCCCAGTCAGCATTCTCCCACAGGAATATGGTGGGGAGGAAGTCTCCATTGAAGAGCTGGCCAAGGAATGGACTGACTTTATAATGGCATCTGCAGATTATCTTCAGAGCATTTCTCTGGTTGCCCAGGAATAA
- the TTPA gene encoding alpha-tocopherol transfer protein isoform X1 — protein MSQGPPGAGRLSDLPDHSPAVRGAVAELRRRAEAEPGQRWPQPLSDFFLVRFLRARDFHLDLAWRLLKNYQKWRIECPEISADLQPSSVLGLLHAGYHGVLRSRDPHGSKVLIYRIGQWDPKLFTAYDVFRVSLITSELIVKEIETQRNGVKAIFDLQGWRFAHAFQISPAVAKKIAAVLTDSFPLKVRGIHLINEPLFFHPVFALIKPFLPEKIKQRVYMHGYNYMPSLTEHFPVSILPQEYGGEEVSIEELAKEWTDFIMASADYLQSISLVAQE, from the exons atgTCGCAGGGCCCGCCGGGCGCCGGGCGCCTCAGCGACCTGCCCGACCACTCGCCGGCGGTGCGCGGCGCCGTCGCCGAGCtgcggcggcgggcggaggcAGAGCCCGGCCAGCGCTGGCCGCAGCCCCTCTCCGACTTCTTCCTAGTGAGGTTCCTGCGCGCCCGAGACTTTCACCTGGACCTGGCCTGGAGG ttattgaAGAATTACCAGAAGTGGAGAATTGAATGCCCAGAAATAAGTGCAGATTTACAACCATCTTCTGTTCTTGGTCTTTTGCATGCTGGCTATCATGGAGTCCTGAGATCAAGGGATCCACATGGAAGCAAAGTTCTGATATACAGAATTG GACAGTGGGATCCCAAGTTATTTACGGCATACGATGTGTTTCGTGTAAGTCTTATCACTTCTGAACTCATTGTAAAGGAGATTGAGACTCAGCGGAATGGAGTCAAGGCTATTTTTGATCTCCAAGGGTGGCGATTTGCTCATGCATTTCAAATCAGTCCAGCAGTGGCCAAGAAAATTGCTGCTGTGCTCACA GATTCCTTTCCACTAAAAGTTCGAGGTATCCACTTGATTAATGAGCCTTTATTCTTCCACCCGGTCTTTGCTCTAATTAAGCcttttctccctgaaaaaataaaacaacgg GTCTATATGCACGGATATAACTACATGCCGAGTCTGACCGAACACTTCCCAGTCAGCATTCTCCCACAGGAATATGGTGGGGAGGAAGTCTCCATTGAAGAGCTGGCCAAGGAATGGACTGACTTTATAATGGCATCTGCAGATTATCTTCAGAGCATTTCTCTGGTTGCCCAGGAATAA